The region GGCTTATGATAATTTTTTTAAAATTTTAAAGGAGACACAATGGTAATAATGCAGGTTTTATTTGATTATAAAGGCGGTTATGGCGAGGAAATGTATGAGCAGTGCCGAGAGTTAGCCCAGTTGATAACCAAAGAAAGCGGATTTATCTGAAAAATTTGGACCGAAAATGAAGAAAAGGGCATAGCCGGCGGAATTTATGCCTTTAACAGCGCCCAACAAGCCGAAACTTACGCCAAAATGCACGCTAAAAGGCTTGAGGAATTCAAAGTTGCTACAAATTTCAGATATGAAATTTTAGACGCTAATGAAAAACTAAGCGCAATTACAAATTTTAAATTAAAATAGATGAGATTTACGGGCGTTTTAAGTCTTGATTTGAACATAAAGTATATTTACAGAAGGCTTCAAAAGGCGGTAATGTAAATTTCCAAAGATAAGGCAGCAAATCAATGAGTGAATTAAAACATCTAAAAGTTTAATTCACTCTGACTAAATTCAAATTTACGAAATGTAAATTTAAACTATAAACCCGCTTCCGATAACCAAATCATCTCGGTAAAACACCGCTAGCTGTCCGCTAGCTACTCCATAAGCTCTATCTTTTAACTCTATATGTCCCGTTTGTCCGTCTATCAAAACACGAGCGCGTAAAGGCACGCTTCGGTATCTAACTTTCACATCACACTCAAATTCTCGCTCGTTAATAAACATATTTATATCTTGTATCTTGATATCGCTACGCTCAAGCTCATCTTTTGAGCCGACAACTATCCGGTTGCTTTTACTATCTATGCTTAAAACAAAATGCGGCTCATGCGCGCCAAAGACCTCAAACCCTCGCCTTTTGCCGATAGTATAGTGCATATAGCCGCTATGTCTGCCGATTATCTTGCCACTTTTATCAACCACGTCTCCCGGCAAATTCGTATCATAGTGGCGATTTAAGACATCTATATATGTAGTATCCACAAAGCAAATTTCGCTACTTTCGGCTTGCTCGCCAAATTCGCGCAAGCTCTCAACGCTCTTTGCAAGCTCTTTTATATCACTTTTAAGCTTATCGCCAAGCGGAAAAATCATATCCTTAAGCACCTCTTGGGGCACCTGAGCTAAAAAATAACTCTGATCTTTATTAAGATCTTTTGCAACCTTGATAAATCCGTCTTCAACCTGCACATAATGCCCTGTAGCAAGCTTATCGCAGCCTAAATTTTTAGCAAATTTCAGCAGCTCGCCAAGCTTTATAAATTTATTGCAAAGAGCACATGGATTTGGCGTGCGACCATCTTTATAAGTATCCACAAACGGCTGATATACGTATTTATCAAACTCATCTTGCAGATCAAGCACGTGCATTTTGATACCTAAAAACTCACAGGCCTTTTTTACTTTTTCAATGTTTTTTTCGTGATAACCGGGTTTTTTGTGTAGCTTCATATAGCAAGCTATTATCTCGTGTCCTTGCTCTTTTAGCATTTTCGCACTAATCGTAGAATCAACGCCTCCGCTCATCGCCATTAAAATTTTCATTATTTTCCTTTTATATACCCTATCGCAAATTTAAAACTACTTGAATACACCCGCAGACTTTAACATTAAAAATATCAAAAACGGGTTTAAGAGTATCTTTGAATAAAATTTGTGCGATTTTATAAAATAATTTTAAATTTGAGAAATTTCAGCTGCGATTTTTGGTAAATCATCGCTGATTTCATAAAGATTCAGATCTTCGGCACTGATGGCTTTTTCCTCGATCAAAGTAGTTTTGATAAAATCGTCAAGCTTGCCCCAAAACTCGCTTCCGATAAGATAAATTTTAGCTCTTTTATTGCGAATTTGAGCAAGAACCAAAATTTCAAAAAGCTCATCAAGCGTACCAAATCCTCCTGGGAAAATCAAAAACGCCTTTGATCTTTCAATAAGCGCAAATTTGCGTGCATTCAGGCTCTCAAATACGAATTTGCTAGTCGCATAAGGATTTGTCATCTGTTCAAAAGGAAGGACGATATTTAGTCCTATTGAAGGGCTCTTGCCGCTATCAAAAGCGCCTTTATTAGCAGCTTCCATTATGCCTCCGCCTCCGCCGCTAACTATGGCAAAGCCGTCATTTGCAAGCGAGTAGGCAAGCTCGTAAGCCATCTTACAGAATTTATTATCAGGCTCAAATCTAGCCGAACCAAAAAACGTAACGCTAGGATTTTTATACGCGGCAAAATCCCTAAATTTCGTTAAATCATTTAAAATTTTTTCCATTATTTCTCTTTAAGTCCTATTTATAAGGCTTAAGCGGTAGATTAAGGCTGCTTTGCTCAAACAAAAGCCTTCAATCGCTTAAGCGAGCGAATTACCTAAGCTGCTCCAAGCGCTCTTTTTTGCTTCCTATTTGCGTTATCTGGATACCGAAATTTCCATCCACGATAACGACTTCGCCAAGAGCTACGACTTTATCGCTGATTAATATCTCAAGCGGATCGTTTGCAAGCTGATTTAGCTCGATTACCGAGCCTATATCCATACTTAAAACATCTTTTAAAAGCATTCTTTTTGAGCCGATTCGCACCCGTATAGGCAGGCGAACGTCCATGATAAGACCGATATTTCGCATCTCTTCGGCGCTAAATTCGCTCTTTGCGCCGTCATCTTGACTCTTTGAATTTGCATTGCCGTCTTTATGGTCTTTGTTAAAAAATTTAACGAAAGAAAAATCAACCACAACTCCGATTTGTTCTTGTATATCTTCGATATTTACGGTATATACGTAGAGTTTTTCAAATGAACTTATATCGAAATTCGAGCTTTCGTCTATGAAATTTACCTTTGAAATTTCAAAATTCAGCTTCGGCATATTTTTTTGCGCGCCAAGCGAAGTTGCAAAAGCGCCCATTATGTTTGAAAATATCTCTTTTGTAGCGTCAAGCTCATCTTCGCCAAGCTCGTCGTTTCGCGAAATTTCCTCTTCGCCCATCATCCACTCGCTTACCGCACTCATTAGCACCGGTGTAGCTACGAGTATCATTTTAGCCGTTATATCGCCGCTTATATTTACGTTTGCTACTGCCAAAGGAGGCTTTACTCCCTCTTGATTTGGGGCATCATATTCGGCTTTTGGGCCTATATCGGGGGTTTTGCCGGTAAGTCCTTCGATGGTCGCTTTTACTTCATTTACAAATAACTTAAAAAATTCATTCATCATATTCGCTGCTTTCATCTAACATATTATCGTCATATTCGTTATGCTCTTGCTCGTAACTCATAAGTTTTGCTTTGCGCTCTTCTTCATACTGCTCTAATATATGCTTAATCTCGTCCCTATCAGTTCTGATAAGCTCTTCTATCCTGATTGATTTTCTAAATCTATGAAGTCCCACTTCTGCTAAAAAGACATCTTTTTTATCGATTGTTACGATAGCTTTATCATTAGCCGAGCGATCAAGACGAAGTATATCGCCCTCTTTTAAATTCAAAAATTCATCTACGCTTATATTTGCCTTACCTAAAATCGCCTCATAAAGCACTTCGGCTCGCCCGATTAGAGTCTTAAGCTCTTTATTTCTACTCTTTTTTGCACTTGTTTCGCCAAGCATTATATCGCGGTTTGCCAAACGGCTTAATATCGGCTCAAGATAGATAACGGGATAACATATATTTATCATACCGCTTGAATTTCCTACAATGATCTCCATAACAACCATGATAACGATTTCGTTTTGAGAGACTATTTGCACGACGTTTGGACTACTCTCTTTAGCTTCTACGTTTGGATACATGTCGGTTATCATGCTCCAGCTATCCTTAAGACGCTGCATCATCATTCTAAGGATCGCGTCAAGCAAATTTACCTCTATATCGGTTAGCTCTCTGCTGGTTTCAAATCCTTCGCCGTTACCGCCAAGCAAGCGATCTATCATCGGGAAGGCTATACTTGGATTTATTTCAAGAACGCAGTTTCCATCAAGCGGTTTAATGGAAAACACGTTAAAGCTGGTAGGACTTGGCAAGCTCATCAAAAATTCGCCGTATGTCATCTGATCAACGCTATGCAAGCGAATTTCAACGATGCTTCGCATAACGCTTGAAATTTGACTTGCCAGGTTTCGTGCAAGCTTATCGTGAATGCCTTTTATCGCGCGAAGTTGCTCTTTAGAAACGCGATTTGGGCGCTTAAAGTCATAGATAATTATCTGTCTTTGATCTTCTTGCGATGAGCTTCCTATATCGCTTGTATCGCCGTCCTCATCGACAACTTCAAGCAGCGCGTCTATCTCTTCTTGACTTAAAATATCAGCCATTATCTACCCTCAAGCCTATCTCTAATCTTACTCATTAAACGTTTATGAATTTGCGAAATTCTCCCTTCGGTAATATTCAAAATTTCGCTAATCTCTTTTAAATTTAACTCTTCATAATAGTATAGCTGAATTATCAGCTGATCGCGCTTACTAAAGGTGGATAAAATTTGCTCGATATTTTCTATCATGTCCTCTTTTTCAACTCTATCAAGCACGTTTTCTTCGCTTAAAATTTGCATCTGATCATCTAAACTAAGGGTCATCACAACTGAACTTACGTTTCTGGCATCGCGAATTTTATCTATATCTTCATCAAGAACGCTAGCTAAATACTCATCGCTAGGCTCCTCTTCGTGAGTATTGAAATATTCGTCAACCAAGCTGTCAATGCTCTTTATAAGCGCTCTGCTGGCTCTGCTTACCACATCAAGGCTTCGCAAGAAATCAAGCATCGAGCCGTAAACTCTTTTTTTAGCATAGCCCCAAAACGAGTCATTTTGCTCCTTATCATACTTGCGAGATAGCTTGATCATCTCTTCAAGCCCGGTGCTTATGAGGTCATTTACGTCTATGTGCGAAGGCAGGCGTTCTTTTAGCCGAAAAGCCATCGCGCGCAGTGCCGGCATGTACTGCAAGACTATATCGTCTTGCTCTTTTTTTATCGTTTGCGCATAAGCGTTAAGCTGCTTTTGCTTTGCTCTGTCCATGCTTTTTGCTACTCAAAGTTTGCTTAATAAGCACATTTTCCACCGCAAGCTTGGCAAGCAGGCTATCTATACGCTTTTCTCTTATGCCAAGCTCGGATATGAGATAATCAGCCGTCTCTTCATACTCCTCTTTGCTGTGCCCTTTTAAAATTCTCTTAGCGTCGATGTAGTTCATGATGATGATGTGAATAAGCAGGTAAAAGACAAATGTTATAAGAAAGGTATATACCATCATCTCGATAGGTTCGCTTACTTTTAAAGTAACAAACATAAGCCCTATGAAAAAGCCGCACACCGTAAAAAACGCTATAAAATTTTCCGCTCTCAAAATTCGTCCTAAATTTAAAATTGCTCTATCAAACGTTTAAAAAAGCCCTTAAAGCTCCTATTATCCGTCGTATCAAGCACTTTTCGTTCCAATCTGTAAAGTAGCCTTGAAGCGATATCCTTCATCTCGCCGCTACTTAAGCTAAATTCACTCTCCTGAGTAAAAAGTGTTCGCTGCTTTATGCTGCGCGATACGTTTTTATCATCACTTAAATAGCCCAAAAGCTCAAGCTTCAGTTCGCTTCCTATATTTGCGCGCGCTACCTTTTGGATATTTTCAAAAATTCTAACCGCTTCTTTTTCGTTTTTAACCATGTTAAAAACCATAAGCATGTTGTCTTTTATCTTTGAAGTTACTTTTATAACCGCGTAGGCATCGGTAATCGCCGCAGGATCAGGCACTGTTACTACTATCACCTCATCGGCGGCTTCTAAAAACATATGCGTATTGCCGCCTATGCCCGCGCCCGTATCGATGATGAGAAAATCAAGCCCGTCAAGCACGCTGGCCTCATCTAAAAATCTCTCATATAAAAACTGGTTGTTAAATTTTAAAATTTCATCGCCGCTTTCGCCAGGAATCAGCGTCAAATTCGGCTTTATCTCGATTAAAACATCTTTTAGCGAACACTCACCCTTTAGCACGTGAAGCAAATTTTTACTAGCACGCACATTGAGTATCACATCTAAATTCGCTAGCCCGATATCCGCGTCAAACAAAGCCACTTTATAGCCGTTGTTTGCAAGGATGTTTGCCAAATTTGCGCTTATCGTGCTCTTGCCAACGCCGCCTTTACCGCTTGTGATAGCCACAAAATGAGTGTTTTTGGCTCTTTTATTTGAAGCTACGAGAGATTTTAGTTTATCGGCTTGACTACTCATCGTTTGCTTCCTTTTCAAAGCCTTCCAGCACGCACTCGACTAAAAATTCGCTCTTAGCCACCATGATATCATCAGGCACCTCTTGCCCGACCGAAAAGAAGCTAACGGGCGTATTTGTCTCATAAATAAGCGAAAAGACGTTACCGAAAATTTTCGTCTCGTCAAATTTGGTGATAATTAAAGTATCTATATCAAGAAATGAAAATCCATCGTAAATTTCAAGCAGATCTTCGACTTTTGAGCCCGCAGAAAGGACTAAATTCACATCTATCTGCGCATCCGCACTCTTTAAAAACTTCTCAAGCCTTGCTAGTTTTTCCTTATCATACTGCGAATTTCCCGTCGTATCTATTAGTATCACGTCGCAGTGATTTAGCTGCTTTATCGCGCTTTTAAAGTCCTCAACCTCGATCACGTCAAGTATCGGCAGCTTCATCATCTTAGCATACTGAAAGAGCTGTTCAACCGCCCCGATCCTATAAGTATCAAGGGTGATAATGCCCGTTTTATAGCGCTTCTCGCCGCTATAAGCAAACCGCGCGGCAAGCTTGGCAAGAGTGGTAGTCTTGCCGACTCCCGTTGGTCCAACCAGCATCATTATCTTTTGTTTTTTGTTATCTTGCTCGATCCTGCACGGAAGCATCTTGCGAAGCAGAGAATAAAAATACCGCTTAACGGCGTTTGGATTTGTTTTCATCGAAGTTGGCATATTTTGGGTTGTAGTTTGCATGATCGCTTCTAAGTGCTCTTCCTTCATACCGCTTTTTTTAGCCGCTTTATAGATACTTGCAAATTCAGGCGGTATCACGAGGTTATTTCTGCCAGGTGCCTTTTCTTCCCAGATCATGTCGGCTATCAAATTTACCTTATCGCTTAGCGCATTCATCTGCTTTGCTACATCATCGATTTTTTTGCTATAGCCTTCGGGATTGTCGTTTTGTATGCTTTGCATGCCGCTTGATTTGGTTATCTCGCTTATCTCTTTTGCGGCTTTTGAGATATTTACAAGGATATTATCATCGCTTTTAAAATCGTTTTTAGTACGGGATTTACCAAAGAGCTCATCGTCCGAAACGGTAAAATCGTTTCTTAAAGGAAGCTCTTCTATCTCAAATTTCGGCCTTTGTTCAAATTTGTTATTTTGGTTTTGAAATTTATCATAGCCCTTTAAATTCACGCTCTTTGCGACTTGCTTTGGCTCATCTTCCTCTTCCACGCTTACTAAAATTTCATAAAGAGGCTTTTTGTTTATCGTTTTTGGTCGAATTTGCTTAGTGGTAACCAGCATAGCTCTCTCTCCGCACTGCTCCTGCGCCTTTTTAAGAGCTTCTATGCTACTTTCGCCCGTAAATGTATAAAGCTTCGTTGCCAAATTTACTCCTTACCTAACCCTTTTCATTAACCCAAGCGGCAAAATCACGCTTAACCTGCTCTTTGCTCCCACATGCGGAAGAGTAAGTCTCGCGTCATTTCTACTCGCTCCGCTAAAATATAAAACATCTATATCAAGCGTTCTTGGCGCATCCTTAAAGCTACGAATCCGCCCAAAACGCCTCTCTAAATTCGCCGTTATTTTAAGAAAATTTCTAGCACTTAGGCTAGTTTGAATCAAAACTGCCGAATTATAAAAATCCGCTTGCTCTTTAAACCCAAAGGCTTCATTTACTAAAATTTCGGAACTCTCTACGATATGTATCCGTTTATCGTTTTGCAAAGCTCTATAAAGCCTATCAAAACGCTTTTTAACCTCTCCGATATTACCGCCAAGTCCTAAGACTGCGACATTTTTAAAGCCGTGTTTGTAATTTAAAACTCTCGGGAAAAAAACGCTTTTTTCAAAACGTCTCATTCCGGCTATCTTCATAAAATTTCAGCTCCGTCTTGGCGAACCACTACGACATCCTCGATCCTTACGCCAAATTCACCCTCGATATAAATCCCAGGCTCCACGCTAAAAACCATACCCTCTTTTATGATCTCGTTTGAGCGGGCAGAGATAAACGGAAGCTCGTGTATATCAAGCCCCACACCGTGTCCCGTAGAGTGAAAAAACTGCTTTCCAAAGCCTTGCTTTGCGATAAATTCACGCGCCGCCGCATCTATTTCGCAAGCTTTTTTACCGATTTGAACGGCTTTGATAGCTAAAATTTGAGCCTCTTTTACTATCTCGTAAATCTCTTGATGCTTTGAGCTTTTAAAATTTTGCTCTTTTGAGAAGTTAAAATTTTCATCAAAGCACGCAGTTCTAGTTCTATCAGAACAGTAACGCTTAAATTTTACACCGGCATCAAGTAAGAGCAAATCGCCATGTCTTAGCTTCTTTTTGCTTGGCAAGGCATGCGCTTTAGCCGCATTTTCATTTATTGCAACGATCGGGCTAAAGCTAAGCTCAAGCTCGCCGCGCTGCTTAAATATAAGCTCGGCATTAAAAAACAGCTCCTCTTCGCTCATTCCCTCGCCGTTTTGCCTTACAAACAGAGCAAATTCATCAAAGCACTTTGCTCCAAGAGTTGCTGCCTCTTTTAAAATTTTTATCTCGTCTTCACTCTTTACCATGCGTGAAATTTGTGAGAAATTAGGCTTTGGCGTGAAATTTATCCTAAGATTTTTACTAAGCTCGCTAAATGCGCCGTAGCTAAAATCAAGCGGGTTAAAATCCATCTTTTTAACTCCGTTTTTGCGCAAAAATAGCCTAGTATCCTTTATTAAAGAGCGCTCTATCTCAACGACATCGCACCCTTTGGCAAGCTCTCTTGCTTCGATAGCGTATCTTGCGTCGGTCAGGAAAAATTTACGCCCGTTAATGCTTAAAAATATCGCATTATCACAGCTATATCCGCACTGCGCATAGATAGCGTTTTCATCTCTTAGGATAAAATTTTGCATTCTTACTCCGCTTTTTGAGCCGCTCTCATCGCTTTTACTTGCTCAAAAACTTGAAGCATGCCGATCATAGCCAGATGGTATCCCACAGGTCCAAAGCCTATGATTTGACCTGCGGTAACAGGTGCGATCATGCTTTTTTGTCTAAATTCCTCTCTGCGGTGGATGTTGCTTATATGCACTTCAATAACTGGCAAATTTACCGCACTTAACGCATCTCTAATGGCGATTGAAGTATGCGTGTAAGCGGCAGGATTTATGATGATACCGTCAACCTCGCCAAAACACTCTTGAATTTTATCTACGATTTCACCCTCTAAGTTGCTTTGAAAAAATTCTATGTCTATGTTATTTTGCTCTGCAAAAAGCTTCATCTGAGAGTGTATGTCCTCCATCTTCATAATGCCGTAGATATTAGGCTCTCTTGTGCCAAGAAGGTTGATATTTGGACCTTGGATCACCATAATTTTGAAATTTCTTTCCACGTTTTATCCTTTTCGTAAATTTTAAATTTAGCTTTAATTATACATTTTTATTTCTTATATCATACTTCTATGATTTGAGTTTTTTTGCTACAATCACACAAATTCGGAGTTAAAAAATGACAATTATAAAAGCCAAATTTATCATGCTCTGCGATGAGAATTTCACTATCTTAAAGGATAAAGCGGTAGCATTTGAGGATATAATTTTAAAAACGGGCGAAGCAAGCGAGCTAATTAAACAATTTCCGCAGGCTGATTTCATAGACGCAAAAGACGCTATCATCGCTCCTGCATTTATAAATCCGCATGTTCATCTTGAATTTAGCGCAAATAAAACAAGCCTGATTTATGGGGATTTTTTAGAGTGGTTAAGTAGCGTAATAGCCTCTCGCAGCGAGCTTTCAAAAGAAGCGAACCAAACGCTTATAGCAAAAACCATAAAAGAAATTCAAAGAAGCGGAGTGGGCACGATAGGCGCTGTTTCAAGCTTCGGAAGCGACTTTGAGCCTTGCGTAAAAAGCTGCGCACGCATAATTTATTTTAATGAAATTTTAGGCACAAACGAGCAAATTTTAGAAGCTAACAAACAAAATTTCATCTCGCGATTTAAAAAGAGCAAAGAGGCGCAAAACGAGCTTTTTATCCCCGCGATTTCGGTTCATTCGCCCTATTCCACTCATCCTGAACTGGCAAATTTCGCACTTCAAATCGCCCGCGATGAAAATTTAATCGTATCGACTCATCTTATGGAATCAAACCACGAAAAAGATTGGCTTACGAATGGGTCCGGCGGGTTTAAAGAGTGGCTTGGCAAATTTAACAAATCAGCCACGCCTTTTTATGACGTAAATAGCTTTATATCGCTATTTTCCGGCATCAAAACGCTCTTTACGCACTGCGTTTATCTTAACGACTTTAGCAAATTTGAGCGCGAATTTCATAGCGTTACGCATTGTGCATTTTCAAACCGCCTGCTTAGTAAAAAGACACTAAATTTACAAAATTTAATTGACGAAAAAATTCCTTTTAACATCGGCACGGACGGACTTAGCTCAAATATAAGCCTGAATTTTTTTGATGAGTTAAGAGCTAATTTATTAATCCATAGCGAATTTAATCCTCAAAATTTAGCCCAAATTTTAATGCTAGCTTCAACTTCAAACGCAGCAAAAGCTTTAGGGCTAAATTTAGGAGAGATCGCTACGGGAAAAATCGCTGACATAGCTGTTTATGAAGGGTTTGGCGAGATCAAAGAAAGCGAACTTGCACTTATGCTTTTACTTCACACTAAAAATTGCCAAAGTCTTTACATAAACGGCAAAATTTGCGAGCTTTAAGATTAAATACATGGCAGGATTTTGATTAAATTTATGAGCGAATTTTCATAAATTTGCTACAATCTTTGTCAAATTTATGAAATTTAAAAAACAAAAAGGAAATTTATGGGATTTTTAAAATTGATATTTTCGCCTATCATCGCGATTTTAAAATTTATAAACACTTATTTTAAGGCGATGATATTTCTGCTGATCTTGTTTTTGATATTTTCAAGCGGCGATAACAATGGCGTAAATGCGCCAAATTTAGCCCAAATAAACATCTCAGGCGCGATCAGAGACAGCTCAAAAACGCTTGAAGAGATACACGCCGCAAGCAAAAACGATCAGATAAAAGGCGTCTTGCTATTCATAGATAGTCCGGGCGGCGCACTTGCTCCAAGCACAGAGCTTGCAATAGCGGTTAAAAATTTAAGAGCTAAAAAACCGGTCATTGCCTACGCAAGCGGATCAATGACAAGCGGAAGCTACTATGCAGGAGTAAACGCAAATAAAATTCTAGCCAATCCGGGCTCGTTTATCGGCTCCATCGGCGTCATCTTGCAAGCGCCCGACATAAGCGAACTGGCAAGCAAGATCGGAGTGGCACAGCAAGTGGTAAAAGCGGGTGAATTTAAAGAGGCGGGAACGTTTGCCAGAAAGTGGAACGAAGCTGAGCGTACCGAGCTTGAGCGCCTAGTCAAGCAATCTTATAATATGTTTGTAAGTGATGTTGCGGCGGCTAGAAATCTTGATATAAACACTAGCGATCAATGGGCAAATGCACGGGTATTTTTAGCGAGCGAAGCGAAAAATATGGGCTTAATCGATGAGCTAAGTGACTATTATTCGGCACGAAAAGAGATAGAAGAGCTAAGCGGTGTGAGCGAGCCTGCTTGGAAACAAAAGCCTAAAATCGAGAAATTTTTAGACGAGTTTTTGCAAAAAAATGTAAATAGCTTTTTGGATATGTTTTTAAACACGAGTGTAAGATAAAATAGGCTTTGTTAAAATGAAACATTGATATTTGGCAAAATAAATATTGCTCCTTCTATCCGTAAAGTGCTAGGCTAGATATACACTGCAAAATTAAAGAAAGTGGCTGATGTAGAGCTACTTTCGAACTACGTGTGATATTTCTACACAAGTATTGGTTGTGCTTTTGAAGTCGCAAATCTCACAATCAAAACTTTATCTTAGCAGAACCATAAAATATTTTTGGTTTTATTTTTTATATTTAGTGTCCAAAAGTACTAGGATTTTATCCAAATTTTATCCTAAAGAACCATATCTGTATCATAATGCAAAAATACTTGATGTAATTTAAATGGCTTTGTAACTGTATAAAACTATAATTAGATTTATGATTTTTGATACCAATCGCGTAAGATATATTTAATTAATATTTTTTCATAATTATAAAAATAAAATAAAAAATTATAATAAATAAACTAATTTTAAATTTTAAATTTATATAATTACACCGTGGGTCTGAGACAAAAACATCCCTTCCCTTTCTTTCCCTTCCCGTGTAGTCTCAGGCCTTGCAAATTCGTTATTTTAAACCACTTAATAACTTTTATTTAATTAATTCTTTATTATTAAATTTAATTTATAAATATAAATAGTTGTTCGTTATACAATCTAAATAAATTCTTACCGCCAAAAGCATTATAAGCTCGTATAGTATAAAAAATAAATTAGAAATAAAATCGTTTAATTTAAAGAATTAGAAGACATTTTGCGTATTATTACCAAATCTTAAAAACGTAAATTTGCATAAAGAAAAATTACCAAATTTATCTTTGGAGGCTAAAAATATAAAAGTCAAATTCTTTTAAGCCAAGCATAGCTGTCGCTTGCGAAATTGGAGCTAAAAAGCCTTTTTAATTTTAAATTTAGCCTTGCATTAGGCGCGTTTTTAAACTCACTTGATTGATATATCAAAATCCATTTAACACGCTCGTCAAGATTTTTTAAGAAATTTTCTCCACCCTCAAACATTACCAAAGGCTTTTCAAAAGCATTTTCCAAGCTATCTGAAATCTCAACATTGCGGTTTTTAACATTAAAAAGAGGGATACTTTTATCGAAATTTTTATCTCTTGAATATATCAAAATATCAGGATTTTTGCCGTTTGAGATAAGTCTAGTATCAAGTGTAGGGCGATCGATCCTAACCGTATTTCCGCCGATTACCAACATACCGCACACGCTTCTAAGCTTATGGGAATGAGTTCTGCTAAGTTCGTTTGATATTATTCCTCCACTTGTTACTCCGTTTGCGCTAAGGGC is a window of Campylobacter sp. CCUG 57310 DNA encoding:
- the mnmA gene encoding tRNA 2-thiouridine(34) synthase MnmA — its product is MCDRVYKRKIMKILMAMSGGVDSTISAKMLKEQGHEIIACYMKLHKKPGYHEKNIEKVKKACEFLGIKMHVLDLQDEFDKYVYQPFVDTYKDGRTPNPCALCNKFIKLGELLKFAKNLGCDKLATGHYVQVEDGFIKVAKDLNKDQSYFLAQVPQEVLKDMIFPLGDKLKSDIKELAKSVESLREFGEQAESSEICFVDTTYIDVLNRHYDTNLPGDVVDKSGKIIGRHSGYMHYTIGKRRGFEVFGAHEPHFVLSIDSKSNRIVVGSKDELERSDIKIQDINMFINEREFECDVKVRYRSVPLRARVLIDGQTGHIELKDRAYGVASGQLAVFYRDDLVIGSGFIV
- the flhF gene encoding flagellar biosynthesis protein FlhF; the protein is MATKLYTFTGESSIEALKKAQEQCGERAMLVTTKQIRPKTINKKPLYEILVSVEEEDEPKQVAKSVNLKGYDKFQNQNNKFEQRPKFEIEELPLRNDFTVSDDELFGKSRTKNDFKSDDNILVNISKAAKEISEITKSSGMQSIQNDNPEGYSKKIDDVAKQMNALSDKVNLIADMIWEEKAPGRNNLVIPPEFASIYKAAKKSGMKEEHLEAIMQTTTQNMPTSMKTNPNAVKRYFYSLLRKMLPCRIEQDNKKQKIMMLVGPTGVGKTTTLAKLAARFAYSGEKRYKTGIITLDTYRIGAVEQLFQYAKMMKLPILDVIEVEDFKSAIKQLNHCDVILIDTTGNSQYDKEKLARLEKFLKSADAQIDVNLVLSAGSKVEDLLEIYDGFSFLDIDTLIITKFDETKIFGNVFSLIYETNTPVSFFSVGQEVPDDIMVAKSEFLVECVLEGFEKEANDE
- a CDS encoding MinD/ParA family protein — translated: MSSQADKLKSLVASNKRAKNTHFVAITSGKGGVGKSTISANLANILANNGYKVALFDADIGLANLDVILNVRASKNLLHVLKGECSLKDVLIEIKPNLTLIPGESGDEILKFNNQFLYERFLDEASVLDGLDFLIIDTGAGIGGNTHMFLEAADEVIVVTVPDPAAITDAYAVIKVTSKIKDNMLMVFNMVKNEKEAVRIFENIQKVARANIGSELKLELLGYLSDDKNVSRSIKQRTLFTQESEFSLSSGEMKDIASRLLYRLERKVLDTTDNRSFKGFFKRLIEQF
- the fliM gene encoding flagellar motor switch protein FliM, which gives rise to MADILSQEEIDALLEVVDEDGDTSDIGSSSQEDQRQIIIYDFKRPNRVSKEQLRAIKGIHDKLARNLASQISSVMRSIVEIRLHSVDQMTYGEFLMSLPSPTSFNVFSIKPLDGNCVLEINPSIAFPMIDRLLGGNGEGFETSRELTDIEVNLLDAILRMMMQRLKDSWSMITDMYPNVEAKESSPNVVQIVSQNEIVIMVVMEIIVGNSSGMINICYPVIYLEPILSRLANRDIMLGETSAKKSRNKELKTLIGRAEVLYEAILGKANISVDEFLNLKEGDILRLDRSANDKAIVTIDKKDVFLAEVGLHRFRKSIRIEELIRTDRDEIKHILEQYEEERKAKLMSYEQEHNEYDDNMLDESSEYDE
- a CDS encoding TIGR00730 family Rossman fold protein, translated to MMEKILNDLTKFRDFAAYKNPSVTFFGSARFEPDNKFCKMAYELAYSLANDGFAIVSGGGGGIMEAANKGAFDSGKSPSIGLNIVLPFEQMTNPYATSKFVFESLNARKFALIERSKAFLIFPGGFGTLDELFEILVLAQIRNKRAKIYLIGSEFWGKLDDFIKTTLIEEKAISAEDLNLYEISDDLPKIAAEISQI
- a CDS encoding RNA polymerase sigma factor FliA, which encodes MDRAKQKQLNAYAQTIKKEQDDIVLQYMPALRAMAFRLKERLPSHIDVNDLISTGLEEMIKLSRKYDKEQNDSFWGYAKKRVYGSMLDFLRSLDVVSRASRALIKSIDSLVDEYFNTHEEEPSDEYLASVLDEDIDKIRDARNVSSVVMTLSLDDQMQILSEENVLDRVEKEDMIENIEQILSTFSKRDQLIIQLYYYEELNLKEISEILNITEGRISQIHKRLMSKIRDRLEGR
- a CDS encoding YdhR family protein; its protein translation is MWTENEEKGIAGGIYAFNSAQQAETYAKMHAKRLEEFKVATNFRYEILDANEKLSAITNFKLK
- the fliY gene encoding flagellar motor switch protein FliY, whose protein sequence is MMNEFFKLFVNEVKATIEGLTGKTPDIGPKAEYDAPNQEGVKPPLAVANVNISGDITAKMILVATPVLMSAVSEWMMGEEEISRNDELGEDELDATKEIFSNIMGAFATSLGAQKNMPKLNFEISKVNFIDESSNFDISSFEKLYVYTVNIEDIQEQIGVVVDFSFVKFFNKDHKDGNANSKSQDDGAKSEFSAEEMRNIGLIMDVRLPIRVRIGSKRMLLKDVLSMDIGSVIELNQLANDPLEILISDKVVALGEVVIVDGNFGIQITQIGSKKERLEQLR